One genomic window of Octopus bimaculoides isolate UCB-OBI-ISO-001 chromosome 2, ASM119413v2, whole genome shotgun sequence includes the following:
- the LOC106870745 gene encoding polyamine-modulated factor 1, with amino-acid sequence MSDPCKVTEPAMSSNDMQDQNSEDSSDKRNNQVKQKRFKLLKDALDKVFTKVATGKLSWYTKQFPALQAKDPGILKLLREQVTHQLESTIKMEVETMLEEENLMEIMKDLNQRIKSTKAQKTDLAWRPTGNVDDDIRAHLMPVKMKLRDNLQTMLSKLEEENKQLQTIVCERQKNLIKAEQKLKDYNGFFEKIAVSAEVIMKSSKLSEA; translated from the exons ATGAGTGATCCTTGTAAAGTAACCGAGCCAGCCATGTCTTCCAACGATATGCAAGATCAAAACTCAGAAGATAGCAGcgataaaagaaataatcaagTTAAACAAAAAcgttttaaattattaaaagatGCATTAGACAAAGTTTTCACCAAAGTTGCGACTGGCAA GTTGTCTTGGTATACTAAACAGTTCCCAGCTTTGCAAGCAAAAGACCCAGGCATCTTAAAACTTCTCCGAGAACAAGTTACTCACCAGCTGGAGTCAACCATCAAA ATGGAGGTTGAAACAATGCTGGAAGAGGAAAACCTGatggaaataatgaaagatttaaaCCAAAGAATCAAATCCACCAAAGCTCAAAAGACGGATTTAGCTTG GCGTCCtacaggtaatgttgatgatgacatcCGTGCACACTTGATGCCAGTAAAGATGAAATTACGAGACAACTTACAGACTATGTTGAGTAAATTGGAAGAAGAGAACAAACAGTTACAAACCATTGTATGTGAGCGACAGAAGAACCTGATAAAAGCTGAACAAAAATTGAAAGACTATAATGGTTTCTTTGAAAAA ataGCTGTGAGCGCTGAAGTGATCATGAAATCATCCAAACTGTCAGAAGCCTAA